A stretch of the Agelaius phoeniceus isolate bAgePho1 chromosome 1, bAgePho1.hap1, whole genome shotgun sequence genome encodes the following:
- the IMPA1 gene encoding inositol monophosphatase 1: protein MADPWQECMDYAVGLARKAGEIIRGALKEEISVMTKSSPVDLVTETDQKVENFIISLIKEKYPSHSFIGEESVAAGEGSILTDNPTWIIDPIDGTTNFVHRFPFVAVSIGFVVNKKIEFGIVYSCIEDKMYTARKGKGAFCNGQKLQVSGQEDITKSLLVTELGSNRDPEAIKIILSNMERLLSIPIHGIRAVGTAAVNMCLVATGGADAYYEMGIHCWDMAGAGIIITEAGGVLLDVTGGPFDLMSRRIIAASSRAIGERIAKALQVIPLRRDDATN, encoded by the exons ATGGCAGACCCCTGGCAAGAATGTATGGATTATGCAGTTGGTTTAGCAAGGAAAGCTGGGGAG ATCATCCGTGGAGCACTCAAAGAAGAAATATCTGTTATGACTAAAAGTTCACCTGTAGATCTAGTGACAGAAACTGATCAAAAAGTAGAAAACTTCATTATTTCTTTGATAAAAGAAAAGTATCCTTCTCACAG CTTTATCGGTGAAGAATCTGTTGCAGCTGGAGAGGGCAGCATTCTGACAGATAACCCCACATGGATTATTGATCCTATTGATGGAACTACCAACTTTGTACACAg gTTTCCATTTGTGGCAGTTTCAATTGGCTTTGTTGTAAACAAAAAG ATAGAGTTTGGAATTGTGTATAGTTGTATAGAAGACAAGATGTATACtgccagaaaaggaaaaggtgcATTTTGCAATGGTCAGAAGCTGCAAGTATCAGGCCAAGAAG acATTACAAAATCCCTTTTAGTAACAGAATTGGGGTCAAATCGTGATCCAGAGgctataaaaataattctttctaATATGGAAAGACTTCTCAGTATTCCTATTCATGG GATTAGAGCTGTTGGTACAGCAGCTGTGAACATGTGCCTTGTGGCAACAGGTGGAGCTGATGCCTATTACGAAATGGGGATTCACTGCTGGGATATGGCAGGAGCTGGAATCATTATTACTGAAGCTGGTGGAGTGCTGCTGGATGTAACAG GTGGACCATTTGATTTGATGTCTCGAAGAATAATTGCAGCAAGTAGTCGAGCTATTGGAGAGAGGATAGCTAAAGCCCTTCAAGTAATTCCTCTGAGAAGAGATGATGCAACCAACTGA